One Fibrobacter sp. UWB5 DNA segment encodes these proteins:
- a CDS encoding manganese efflux pump, with amino-acid sequence MGIIEIIIIAIVEAMDCFAVSIATGLSKKGIKYSRAMLQAVSFGVFQGGMTLLGYFLGSFAERWFNSVGTPIACTILCILGGRMIWGAVRGDSGEQEGEQIAAKNLTIANILLLSVATSIDAFAVGISFAFLNANMILATSAIALASFIMGVLGYEIGRHAAQRFKTKIPEIIAGIILIGIGVKMLF; translated from the coding sequence ATGGGCATTATTGAAATTATCATTATCGCGATTGTAGAGGCGATGGACTGCTTCGCCGTCTCGATTGCCACAGGCCTTTCAAAAAAAGGAATCAAGTACAGCCGCGCCATGCTCCAGGCTGTAAGTTTCGGTGTGTTTCAGGGTGGCATGACGTTGCTCGGGTATTTCCTCGGGAGCTTTGCTGAACGCTGGTTCAATTCCGTAGGCACGCCCATCGCCTGCACCATCCTTTGCATTCTGGGCGGACGCATGATCTGGGGCGCCGTCCGCGGTGACTCCGGCGAACAGGAAGGCGAACAGATTGCTGCGAAGAACTTGACCATTGCAAACATCTTGCTGCTTTCGGTTGCGACAAGTATTGACGCATTCGCTGTCGGAATTTCGTTTGCATTCTTGAACGCGAACATGATTCTTGCCACCAGCGCCATTGCGCTTGCAAGCTTTATCATGGGCGTTCTCGGGTATGAAATCGGCCGTCACGCCGCTCAGCGGTTCAAAACAAAAATTCCTGAAATCATCGCAGGCATCATCTTGATCGGCATCGGCGTGAAAATGCTATTCTAG
- a CDS encoding InlB B-repeat-containing protein, translating into MSRIKTFWGIVALLAVLAEAAGTITPKTPVTLEGCYFITSKEELYGFAAIVNGTEDKEPYPTACARLGKSFVVNNKVLIGDGELNVADTADFIPWTPIRNFRGTFEGQGYTIFGLYFNDSTSSDVGLFGRIESYEDDRDVFVRNLLIYDSYFKGNSYVGSIAGEVDSRGNKPVVIYNTRSYAHVYAKSVIAGGMVGLTYGNVQIEKSFNGGDVTARHVVGGIVGILTGVTASITNVYNLGTVTAFNKDEGNSIAGGIVGQVSGALELKNVFNIGSVVGSNVMGGIAGSLSGSSVLLVNAYNAGIISPLIEEYENVGSILGLYAGKDKAENFTYANVYYQKDGISDIHGIEVPEKMMTDGTVAYLLHDYYYEGLDASIWGQDVGEDPAPDFSKKITGDMPQVFEKLILHTYEGDASVLPEKYVPGYRYDLPSVPREGYVFSGWYDNAEFKGNSVKFIPATANGEQEFWARYTPVYKISYQTGSGTVPFDEEVPTYVEGVGVVLPKNVTRSGAIFRGWYKDKNFKGDRLYEIGPEESGDVVLYAKWLEKKEPSKDEDGCYVIKDESDLYGFAAIVNGTDGFSKNTSPCAYLEDDIVVNKNVLKLDGSLNVADSAGFAHWVPINGFNGVFDGRGHSVFGLYVKCDSVRDSYDGYRGYGFFGSLGVVGSNKNTIIVKNIGIDASYFEVKGDFDKVGALVGVVNGNARTAYSDIEISNCYNRSTVNAVSYPGGIVGVINSYSNTVIENCYNTGLIEGKHNNAGGLVGSIKYDANVNIANSYNVGFVVSYGTQLDNDALVGEVKSDIKVTNCYYLEVAGVKASYGRSAKLEEFENGDVAYALHQGENGSIWGQNVGLEPLPNFCGVIKNYLEESSSSEASSSSSSAIKSSSSEAKSSSSSKAKSSSSVKAKSSSSRSAKSSSSRKKLVLYCDGKECNDAVLEKWEAPRFQVIVADRNVLVSGARNGSSYAVLDIQGQVLATGRVGGSGFSVVLPHSGNFLIRVDRQIQRIAVK; encoded by the coding sequence ATGTCTAGAATAAAGACGTTTTGGGGGATTGTGGCATTGCTTGCCGTACTTGCGGAAGCCGCAGGAACGATTACCCCCAAAACTCCGGTTACGTTGGAAGGATGCTACTTTATTACGAGCAAGGAAGAACTTTACGGCTTTGCGGCTATCGTAAACGGTACTGAAGATAAGGAGCCGTATCCGACTGCTTGCGCAAGGCTTGGAAAAAGTTTTGTTGTGAATAATAAAGTCTTGATCGGCGATGGAGAACTTAATGTAGCGGATACTGCAGATTTTATTCCGTGGACGCCTATCAGGAATTTCCGAGGAACCTTCGAAGGTCAAGGATATACGATATTCGGTCTGTATTTTAATGATTCTACGAGTAGTGACGTCGGTTTGTTTGGTAGAATTGAATCCTATGAAGATGACAGGGATGTTTTTGTCAGAAATTTGCTAATCTACGATTCTTATTTCAAAGGAAATTCCTATGTAGGTTCTATTGCCGGTGAAGTGGACTCTCGTGGAAATAAGCCTGTCGTTATTTATAACACGCGCAGTTATGCTCATGTTTACGCAAAATCGGTTATAGCGGGTGGAATGGTTGGTCTGACCTATGGAAATGTTCAAATAGAAAAAAGCTTCAACGGTGGGGATGTTACGGCAAGGCATGTCGTGGGTGGTATTGTAGGGATTCTGACAGGAGTTACGGCGTCGATAACCAATGTCTATAATTTGGGAACTGTGACAGCCTTCAATAAAGATGAAGGCAATTCTATAGCTGGCGGTATAGTTGGCCAGGTAAGCGGTGCTTTGGAATTGAAGAACGTCTTTAACATTGGATCGGTCGTTGGTTCCAACGTTATGGGTGGAATTGCGGGATCCTTGAGCGGAAGTTCCGTGTTGCTGGTGAACGCTTATAATGCGGGAATCATTTCGCCGTTAATAGAAGAATACGAAAATGTCGGCTCGATTTTAGGACTTTATGCGGGCAAGGACAAGGCAGAAAATTTCACCTATGCCAACGTCTATTATCAGAAAGATGGAATTAGTGACATTCACGGAATCGAGGTTCCTGAAAAAATGATGACCGATGGAACGGTTGCCTACCTGTTGCACGATTACTATTACGAAGGGCTGGATGCCTCCATTTGGGGGCAGGATGTTGGTGAAGATCCGGCACCCGATTTTTCGAAAAAAATAACGGGGGATATGCCCCAGGTCTTTGAAAAATTGATTCTGCATACCTACGAGGGGGATGCCTCGGTCCTGCCGGAAAAATATGTTCCCGGTTACAGATATGACCTTCCATCTGTCCCCCGTGAAGGCTATGTGTTTTCTGGTTGGTATGACAATGCCGAATTCAAGGGAAATTCGGTGAAATTTATTCCGGCAACGGCTAACGGTGAACAGGAGTTCTGGGCAAGGTACACTCCGGTTTATAAAATTTCTTACCAGACCGGCAGCGGAACGGTCCCCTTTGATGAGGAAGTCCCGACTTATGTGGAGGGAGTAGGGGTCGTGTTGCCTAAAAATGTGACTCGCAGCGGGGCCATTTTTAGAGGGTGGTACAAGGACAAAAATTTTAAAGGGGATCGCCTGTATGAAATAGGCCCTGAAGAATCTGGGGATGTCGTTCTTTATGCAAAATGGCTCGAGAAAAAGGAACCGTCAAAAGATGAAGATGGTTGCTATGTCATCAAGGATGAATCCGACCTGTATGGTTTTGCTGCGATTGTGAACGGTACAGACGGCTTTTCGAAGAATACTTCTCCCTGTGCTTACTTGGAAGATGACATCGTGGTGAACAAGAATGTACTGAAGTTGGATGGTTCTCTCAATGTCGCCGATTCTGCGGGCTTTGCGCACTGGGTTCCCATCAATGGGTTCAACGGCGTGTTTGACGGAAGAGGGCATTCGGTATTTGGGCTTTATGTAAAGTGCGATTCGGTACGGGATTCCTATGATGGGTATCGCGGTTACGGCTTTTTCGGGTCGCTCGGTGTTGTTGGTTCGAATAAAAACACTATTATCGTCAAAAATATTGGTATCGATGCTTCGTACTTTGAGGTCAAGGGTGACTTTGATAAGGTGGGGGCTTTGGTCGGTGTTGTCAATGGAAATGCTCGGACGGCGTATTCGGATATCGAAATCTCGAATTGTTATAATAGATCTACGGTCAATGCGGTTAGCTATCCGGGTGGAATCGTAGGCGTGATTAATTCATACAGCAATACGGTTATTGAAAATTGTTACAACACCGGTTTAATTGAAGGCAAACATAACAATGCCGGCGGCTTGGTCGGTTCTATCAAGTATGACGCTAATGTGAATATTGCGAATTCTTACAATGTGGGGTTTGTCGTGTCTTACGGCACGCAGTTGGACAATGATGCCTTGGTGGGAGAGGTAAAGTCGGATATCAAAGTAACGAATTGCTATTACCTGGAAGTTGCCGGTGTTAAAGCTTCTTATGGAAGGTCTGCCAAATTGGAAGAGTTTGAAAATGGGGATGTGGCATACGCCTTGCATCAAGGGGAGAACGGTTCTATATGGGGGCAAAATGTGGGCTTGGAGCCGTTGCCTAATTTCTGTGGAGTAATCAAGAACTATCTTGAGGAATCGTCCTCGAGTGAGGCGTCATCAAGTTCAAGCAGTGCTATAAAGTCTTCTTCAAGCGAGGCGAAGTCTAGTTCGAGCTCCAAGGCGAAATCGAGCTCCAGCGTTAAAGCGAAGTCTAGCTCGAGTAGGTCTGCAAAATCCTCTTCTAGCCGCAAAAAATTAGTGCTCTATTGCGATGGCAAGGAATGCAACGATGCCGTATTGGAAAAATGGGAGGCTCCGCGCTTCCAGGTGATTGTTGCCGACAGAAATGTGCTGGTGTCAGGGGCACGGAATGGTAGCTCGTATGCAGTGTTGGATATACAGGGACAGGTGCTAGCCACGGGTCGTGTAGGCGGGAGTGGTTTTTCTGTAGTTTTGCCGCATTCAGGAAATTTTTTGATTCGCGTCGATAGACAAATCCAACGAATTGCGGTTAAGTAA
- a CDS encoding c-type cytochrome, with amino-acid sequence MLPPVTPELKTQAHEYFENECRGCHRWARKFAAPPMRDNVANYAENPEGLVRYLMHPTPQHPEEWPAMEITPLTEEQAKMMTAWLLYILKNPDDPGRPK; translated from the coding sequence GTGCTTCCGCCGGTTACGCCCGAACTCAAAACACAAGCTCACGAATATTTTGAAAACGAATGTCGCGGATGCCACCGCTGGGCACGCAAGTTTGCAGCACCGCCGATGCGCGACAATGTGGCAAATTATGCCGAAAATCCGGAAGGCTTGGTGCGCTATCTGATGCATCCAACTCCGCAGCACCCCGAAGAATGGCCTGCCATGGAAATCACTCCGCTTACCGAAGAGCAGGCGAAAATGATGACGGCGTGGCTTTTGTACATTCTCAAGAATCCCGATGACCCAGGAAGGCCAAAATGA
- the fabF gene encoding beta-ketoacyl-ACP synthase II, which yields MTKRRVVITGMGAVTPVGKNINDFWAAIRAGKCGVGPITLFDASNCPVKIAAEVKDFKPEEHDIDPKEARRMARFTQFLLAASKEAVADASLTPEDLAADTTGIVAGTGLGGLDIVDSTYTQYMNGGKRKVSPLAMPQLIPNEAGANVSIALGITGQAHTVCTACASGTDAIGVALDAIRSGRLDICLAGGSESGITDYSIKSFAGMHALTDKFNDCPEKASRPFDLNRSGFVMGEGGAVMILEELEHAKARGAKIYAELAGYGASADAYHITSPRPGGETCAKALTRAIKDAGIAPTDIDYYNAHGTSTHLNDATETAMLKVALGEHAYKIKVSSTKSMTGHCVGAAGVCEAIVSTLAIRDSFYPATINYETPDPECDLDYVPNKGVEGNIDVAASASLGFGGHNGVVIIKKYK from the coding sequence ATGACTAAAAGACGCGTAGTAATCACTGGTATGGGAGCGGTGACTCCCGTTGGCAAGAACATTAACGATTTTTGGGCAGCTATTCGCGCAGGCAAGTGCGGTGTCGGCCCCATCACCCTTTTTGACGCAAGCAACTGCCCGGTAAAGATTGCTGCCGAAGTCAAGGATTTTAAGCCCGAAGAACACGACATTGACCCGAAGGAAGCCCGCCGCATGGCCCGCTTCACGCAGTTCCTGCTCGCCGCCTCCAAGGAAGCGGTTGCAGACGCAAGCCTTACGCCCGAAGACCTGGCTGCTGACACCACCGGCATTGTCGCAGGTACCGGCCTCGGCGGCCTTGACATTGTCGATTCTACCTATACGCAGTACATGAACGGTGGCAAGCGCAAGGTTTCGCCGCTGGCCATGCCCCAGCTGATTCCGAACGAAGCGGGCGCAAACGTTTCTATCGCCCTCGGCATCACGGGCCAGGCCCACACGGTCTGCACCGCCTGCGCCTCGGGCACCGACGCCATCGGTGTCGCCCTTGACGCGATCCGCTCGGGTCGTCTGGACATCTGCCTTGCCGGCGGTTCTGAAAGCGGCATTACCGATTACAGCATCAAGAGCTTCGCCGGCATGCACGCCCTTACAGACAAATTCAACGACTGTCCAGAAAAGGCTTCTCGCCCGTTCGACTTGAACCGCTCCGGATTCGTGATGGGTGAAGGCGGTGCCGTGATGATTCTCGAAGAATTGGAACACGCCAAGGCCCGCGGCGCCAAGATTTACGCCGAACTCGCCGGCTACGGCGCTTCTGCCGACGCTTACCACATCACCAGCCCGCGCCCGGGTGGAGAAACCTGCGCGAAGGCTCTTACCCGCGCCATCAAGGACGCAGGCATTGCCCCGACGGACATTGACTACTACAACGCTCACGGAACCTCGACGCACTTGAACGATGCGACCGAAACCGCTATGCTCAAGGTTGCCCTCGGCGAACACGCCTACAAGATCAAGGTGTCCAGCACCAAGAGCATGACGGGCCACTGCGTGGGTGCCGCCGGCGTGTGCGAAGCCATTGTCTCGACTCTTGCGATTCGCGATTCGTTCTACCCCGCCACCATCAACTACGAGACTCCGGATCCGGAATGCGACCTGGATTACGTCCCGAACAAGGGTGTCGAAGGGAACATCGATGTCGCCGCCTCCGCCTCTCTCGGCTTCGGCGGTCACAATGGTGTCGTGATTATCAAGAAGTACAAATAG
- the ligA gene encoding NAD-dependent DNA ligase LigA yields the protein MDQKDIDRTRYFELKKQLEEASRLYYKEGVSPMSDQDFDFGLKEMEALEAKYPELRGNASLTQRVGSDLTNDFAKVAHAVPMLSIANVYSAEEMAEFVKAAEEGMASLGDDKRATTAHTWICERKIDGVSLSIVYENGRLKQAATRGDGAQGDDVTLNALTIADIPETLDAKKLKIDPSEIPQGTFEVRGEVYMEREAFERLNEQFILEGKKIFQNPRNTVSGSLKLKSVAECKTRPMRFFAYHIPQSNNKTHEENLLQLKKLGFHTNDYWTADNTDEIMKISEQIGASRDSLPFEIDGMVVKLNDLAMQRALGTTSKSPRWAIAYKFKAERAYTPLLSVEFQVGRTGAVTPVANLAPVRLAGTTVKRATLHNFDEVARLDLHFGDTVGVEKGGEIIPKITDVKKELRPAGAVPVTAPDKCPVCGEPLTHIDGEVILRCENMHCAAQVQCLFEHFVSREAMNIENLGPALIASLIASGKIKRIPDLYRLTLEDLESQERMAKKSAKNVFDAIAASKEKSLENLLHGLGIRFVGRTSARNLAKHFRTLEAIRTATVEDLQNVNDVGERIGKSVYDFFHTERYTQEIDELIALGCPTEFKGVVKTLFQGQTAVITGTLPTMEREEARKLIEENGGKVSGSVSKKTSWVLAGEAAGSKLTKANELGIPVHDEAWLLAQIAASADETLTESANNDENGLPRPSGARNDVQKPNEQLSLF from the coding sequence ATGGACCAGAAAGATATTGACCGCACCCGGTATTTTGAGCTAAAGAAACAGCTAGAAGAAGCAAGCCGCCTTTACTACAAGGAAGGCGTCTCCCCCATGAGTGACCAGGATTTTGACTTTGGCCTCAAGGAGATGGAAGCGCTCGAAGCGAAGTATCCGGAACTTCGCGGCAATGCATCGCTCACGCAACGGGTCGGCAGTGACTTGACCAACGACTTTGCGAAGGTCGCACACGCCGTGCCCATGCTCAGTATCGCGAACGTGTACAGCGCCGAAGAAATGGCGGAGTTCGTGAAGGCGGCGGAAGAAGGAATGGCAAGTCTTGGCGACGACAAGCGCGCCACTACCGCGCACACCTGGATCTGCGAGCGGAAAATTGACGGCGTGAGTCTTTCAATCGTGTACGAAAACGGACGCTTGAAGCAGGCGGCCACCCGCGGCGATGGAGCCCAGGGCGATGACGTGACATTGAACGCGCTCACGATTGCAGACATCCCCGAAACCTTGGACGCAAAAAAGCTGAAAATTGACCCCAGCGAAATACCGCAGGGCACTTTTGAAGTCCGCGGCGAAGTCTACATGGAACGCGAGGCTTTTGAACGCCTGAACGAGCAGTTCATCTTGGAAGGCAAGAAGATTTTCCAGAACCCGCGCAATACGGTCTCGGGTTCGCTCAAGCTCAAGAGCGTGGCCGAATGCAAAACGCGCCCGATGCGTTTCTTTGCCTACCACATTCCGCAGAGCAACAACAAGACGCACGAAGAGAACCTGCTGCAACTCAAGAAGCTCGGGTTTCACACGAACGATTACTGGACCGCAGACAACACCGATGAAATCATGAAGATTTCGGAGCAGATTGGAGCGAGCCGAGACAGCCTCCCCTTCGAAATCGACGGCATGGTCGTGAAATTGAACGACCTTGCCATGCAGCGCGCGCTGGGCACCACGAGCAAGAGCCCGCGCTGGGCCATTGCCTATAAGTTCAAGGCCGAGCGCGCCTACACCCCGCTCCTTTCCGTAGAATTCCAGGTGGGACGCACCGGGGCCGTGACGCCGGTTGCGAACCTTGCCCCTGTGCGCCTCGCCGGCACCACCGTCAAGCGCGCCACCCTCCACAACTTTGACGAAGTCGCCCGACTGGACCTCCACTTCGGCGACACCGTCGGCGTCGAGAAGGGCGGCGAAATCATCCCGAAGATTACCGACGTCAAGAAGGAACTCCGCCCGGCGGGGGCCGTCCCTGTGACTGCCCCCGACAAATGCCCGGTTTGCGGCGAACCGCTCACCCACATCGATGGCGAAGTCATTCTCCGCTGCGAAAACATGCACTGTGCAGCGCAGGTACAATGCCTGTTCGAGCATTTCGTAAGCCGCGAGGCCATGAACATCGAAAATCTCGGTCCAGCCCTTATCGCAAGCCTGATTGCCTCGGGCAAAATCAAGCGCATTCCGGACCTGTACCGCCTCACGCTCGAAGACCTGGAATCCCAGGAACGCATGGCCAAGAAGAGCGCCAAAAACGTCTTCGACGCTATTGCCGCCTCTAAGGAAAAGAGTCTCGAAAACCTGCTGCACGGTCTCGGCATTAGATTCGTGGGCCGCACCAGTGCACGAAACCTCGCCAAGCATTTCCGCACTCTCGAAGCGATCCGCACCGCCACCGTCGAAGACCTGCAAAACGTCAACGACGTGGGCGAACGCATCGGAAAGTCCGTCTACGACTTCTTCCACACGGAACGCTACACGCAGGAAATCGACGAACTCATCGCTCTCGGCTGCCCCACCGAATTCAAGGGCGTCGTAAAGACCTTGTTCCAAGGTCAAACCGCCGTCATTACCGGCACGCTCCCGACCATGGAACGCGAAGAGGCCCGCAAACTCATCGAAGAAAACGGCGGCAAAGTCAGCGGTTCCGTGAGCAAGAAGACGAGCTGGGTCTTGGCAGGCGAAGCGGCGGGCTCCAAGCTCACGAAGGCGAACGAGCTCGGGATTCCCGTGCACGATGAAGCCTGGCTTCTTGCCCAAATCGCCGCCAGCGCTGACGAAACGCTTACAGAATCCGCAAATAACGACGAAAATGGATTGCCGCGCCCCTCCGGGGCTCGCAATGACGTTCAAAAGCCAAACGAACAATTAAGTCTATTCTAG
- the ruvX gene encoding Holliday junction resolvase RuvX has protein sequence MNYLALDYGEHRVGVAFADSEFRMAFSRETIDQKTTNLFVRLDELVKINKVDAFVVGMPYHPDGRKDGKNVVVEKFIEDLKTRFPGMPVYTQDESYSSVQAQEKTSYFSKKKKQKNKAVIDQLAAAIILQRWLDEQA, from the coding sequence ATGAACTACCTTGCACTTGATTACGGTGAGCACCGCGTCGGAGTCGCATTTGCCGATTCCGAATTCCGGATGGCATTTTCGCGTGAAACCATTGACCAGAAGACCACAAACCTGTTTGTTCGCCTTGATGAACTGGTGAAAATCAACAAGGTAGACGCCTTTGTGGTGGGAATGCCGTATCACCCTGATGGCCGCAAGGATGGCAAGAATGTGGTGGTGGAAAAGTTCATTGAGGACTTGAAAACGCGATTCCCGGGCATGCCTGTGTACACGCAGGATGAATCGTATTCCAGCGTGCAGGCGCAAGAAAAGACTTCTTACTTTAGCAAGAAGAAAAAGCAAAAGAATAAGGCGGTCATTGACCAGTTGGCCGCTGCGATTATTTTACAACGATGGCTTGATGAACAAGCTTAG
- a CDS encoding AMP-binding protein, protein MILNRFLARTEYSSYEDLYENFKLNIPEDFNFAYDVVDEYAKTEPKREALVWCDDNDESHIFTFKDLSIASQRTANFLVEKGIKKGDRVMLILRRRYEFWFFLLALHRIGAIAIPATNMLAAEDLEYRFKAADIKMVVSYDDPALQKEIDTACEHTHIVETLVTIGQSRQNWINFYDDYEICPPSFPRPTGDAATHNDDIMIVYFTSGTSSNPKMVAHTFSYPLGHIVTAKYWQNVIDGGRHLTVAETGWAKALWGKIYGQWIAGSAVFTYDMNVFIPGKLLEKMQEYKVTTFCAPPTVYRYILQHGVEKYDLSSLKYCTTAGEALNLDIYKKFFEKTGLRLHEGYGQTELTLTTGNFEWMEPRPGSMGKPSPGYRMDIVDADGKSCGPDEVGEIIIKIDEGKPFGMFGGYYRDEERTQKVFEGGVYHTGDTATRDKDGFFWFVGRTDDLIKSSGYRISPFEVEEVLHKHPAVLEVAVTGVEDKSRGQAVKATVVLQKGYEASKDLAKEIQLFAKNVAASYKSPRIIDFVSELPKTISGKIRRASIRDKDKEDANAAAETAAKEAESAPENKE, encoded by the coding sequence ATGATACTCAATAGATTCCTAGCACGAACCGAGTATTCCTCTTACGAGGACCTCTACGAAAACTTTAAGCTCAACATTCCCGAAGACTTTAACTTCGCTTACGACGTGGTCGACGAATACGCGAAGACCGAACCCAAGCGCGAAGCATTAGTCTGGTGCGACGATAACGACGAAAGCCATATCTTTACCTTCAAGGACCTTTCAATCGCCTCGCAGCGTACCGCGAACTTTTTGGTAGAAAAGGGAATCAAGAAAGGCGACCGCGTGATGCTGATTTTGCGCCGCCGCTACGAATTCTGGTTCTTCCTCTTGGCACTCCACCGCATTGGTGCAATTGCCATTCCGGCAACCAACATGCTCGCCGCCGAAGACCTGGAATACCGCTTTAAGGCAGCCGACATCAAGATGGTCGTCTCTTACGACGATCCGGCGCTCCAAAAGGAAATCGACACCGCCTGCGAACACACGCACATTGTCGAAACGCTCGTGACCATCGGACAGTCCCGTCAGAACTGGATCAACTTCTACGACGACTACGAAATCTGCCCGCCAAGTTTCCCACGCCCCACAGGCGATGCCGCCACGCACAACGACGACATCATGATCGTGTACTTTACTAGTGGCACCAGCAGCAACCCGAAAATGGTCGCCCACACCTTCAGCTACCCGCTTGGCCACATCGTGACCGCCAAGTACTGGCAGAACGTGATTGACGGAGGCCGCCACCTGACCGTTGCCGAAACCGGCTGGGCCAAGGCGCTCTGGGGCAAAATTTACGGCCAGTGGATTGCAGGTTCTGCCGTATTCACCTACGACATGAACGTGTTCATTCCGGGCAAGTTGCTCGAAAAGATGCAGGAATACAAGGTGACCACCTTCTGTGCGCCGCCGACCGTTTACCGCTACATTCTGCAGCACGGCGTTGAAAAGTACGACCTTTCCAGCCTCAAGTACTGCACCACCGCAGGCGAGGCATTGAACCTGGACATTTACAAGAAATTCTTCGAAAAGACGGGACTCCGCCTGCACGAAGGCTACGGCCAGACCGAACTGACGCTCACTACGGGCAACTTCGAATGGATGGAACCGCGCCCGGGTTCTATGGGCAAGCCCTCCCCCGGCTACCGCATGGATATCGTGGATGCCGACGGCAAGAGCTGCGGCCCCGACGAAGTCGGCGAAATCATCATCAAGATTGACGAAGGCAAGCCCTTCGGCATGTTCGGTGGCTACTACCGCGACGAAGAACGCACCCAGAAAGTATTCGAGGGCGGGGTCTACCACACCGGCGACACCGCTACCCGCGACAAGGACGGTTTCTTCTGGTTCGTAGGCCGTACCGATGACCTGATCAAGAGCTCCGGCTACCGCATCAGCCCCTTCGAAGTCGAAGAAGTGCTCCACAAGCACCCCGCCGTCTTGGAAGTTGCAGTGACTGGTGTCGAGGACAAGTCCCGCGGACAAGCCGTGAAGGCAACCGTCGTACTCCAGAAGGGCTATGAAGCCTCGAAGGACTTGGCCAAAGAAATCCAGCTGTTCGCAAAGAACGTGGCTGCCTCTTACAAGAGCCCGCGTATCATCGACTTTGTGTCTGAACTGCCGAAGACCATCAGCGGAAAAATCCGCCGCGCCTCTATCCGCGACAAGGACAAGGAAGACGCTAACGCCGCAGCAGAAACCGCAGCGAAGGAAGCCGAAAGCGCCCCGGAAAATAAAGAATAG
- a CDS encoding DUF2334 domain-containing protein, protein MEINKDIADIRAAEAILHKKKKYLLCYHNFNVKNCKKSAEEIRKIAAAAGSPISIAVVPSIGGVPESEADAFREEIGKFVQEGYEILLHGVRHNADLFIKRNPIGKLALAISHNGAEFAGLNKKVSQMLLNRSIALWKAHGFGRPSGFIAPVWLDNKHLKKQVLEEFNFYEDMLYIYRKVGKKVKPSFSQILTFSIFPQALLGAMQVFSRIALLLYRGTPRLVIHAGDMKAMGEQNLLSLVKFASNHREKIMYQDL, encoded by the coding sequence ATGGAAATCAACAAGGACATTGCCGACATCCGCGCCGCCGAAGCTATTCTTCATAAAAAGAAGAAGTACCTGCTGTGCTATCATAATTTTAACGTGAAGAACTGCAAGAAATCTGCCGAAGAAATCCGAAAGATTGCCGCAGCCGCAGGTTCGCCCATCTCGATTGCCGTCGTACCCTCTATCGGGGGCGTCCCTGAATCCGAAGCAGACGCTTTCCGTGAAGAAATCGGAAAATTCGTGCAGGAAGGCTACGAAATCTTGCTCCACGGTGTGCGCCACAACGCAGACCTGTTCATCAAGCGTAATCCCATCGGCAAGCTCGCCCTCGCCATTTCGCACAATGGTGCCGAATTTGCGGGCCTGAATAAGAAAGTTTCCCAGATGCTTTTAAACCGTAGCATCGCCCTCTGGAAGGCCCACGGTTTTGGCCGCCCCTCCGGATTTATCGCGCCAGTCTGGCTCGACAACAAGCACCTCAAAAAACAGGTGCTCGAAGAATTCAATTTCTACGAAGACATGCTCTACATTTACCGCAAGGTCGGTAAAAAAGTCAAGCCGTCGTTCTCGCAGATTTTGACCTTCTCTATTTTCCCGCAGGCACTCCTCGGTGCCATGCAGGTATTTTCTCGCATTGCACTACTCCTCTACCGCGGAACCCCCCGCCTGGTAATTCACGCCGGTGACATGAAGGCCATGGGCGAACAAAATCTTCTCTCGCTCGTAAAATTTGCCTCGAATCACCGCGAAAAGATCATGTACCAGGATCTATAA